Proteins from a genomic interval of Apteryx mantelli isolate bAptMan1 chromosome 5, bAptMan1.hap1, whole genome shotgun sequence:
- the PACRGL gene encoding PACRG-like protein isoform X1 yields MFFIVSVLESNVIRMSSSIRIKPKTAIQKSKTSSPLPCSPEPAIKPQPKPSDKLNPKTIDPFGDHSRAPSAFAAIYAKGGVPCRLIHGAVKHRLQWECLPETVPFDPLLITLAEGLRETKHPYTFVSKEGFKELLMVEDATEKAVPLLPRLVPVLKAALAHSADEVFERGLDALVQLSAVVGTSLNDHLKLLLTNLSRRLMDKKFKEKITVALQKLEQYGGKATVAIIKSKIPTYCSISS; encoded by the exons ATGTTTTTCATCGTTTCTGTTCTGGAAAGTAATGTTATAAGAATGTCATCAAGCATCCGAATAAAACCGAAGACTGCAATACAGAAGAGCAAGACATCTTCTCCTTTGCCTTGTTCTCCAGAACCTGCAATTAAGCCACAGCCAAAGCCTAGTGACAAACTGAATCCCAAAACTATTGATCCG TTTGGTGATCATTCTAGAGCACCTTCTGCATTTGCTGCTATTTATGCTAAAGGTGGTGTTCCATGCAg GTTAATACATGGCGCAGTAAAGCACAGACTACAATGGGAATGCCTTCCTGAAACTGTTCCTTTTGACCCTCTTCTTATAACTTTGGCAGAG GGCCTAAGGGAGACAAAACATCCCTATACATTTGTTTCAAAGGAAGGTTTTAAAGAGTTACTTATGGTTGAAGATGCTACTGAAAAAGCAGTCCCCTTGTTGCCTCGCCTAGTTCCAGTGTTAAAGGCTGCATTG GCCCATTCAGCTGATGAAGTATTCGAAAGAGGATTGGATGCTTTAGTTCAGCTGAGTGCTGTTGTTGGCACTTCTCTTAATGATCACCTTAAGCTTCTACTCACAAAT CTTTCAAGGAGATTAATGGAcaagaaatttaaagaaaaaatcacTGTTGCTTTACAAAAGTTGGAGCAATATGGTGGAAAG GCGACTGTTGCTATCATCAAATCGAAAATCCCGACCTATTGTTCTATCTCCTCTTGA
- the PACRGL gene encoding PACRG-like protein isoform X2, which yields MSSSIRIKPKTAIQKSKTSSPLPCSPEPAIKPQPKPSDKLNPKTIDPFGDHSRAPSAFAAIYAKGGVPCRLIHGAVKHRLQWECLPETVPFDPLLITLAEGLRETKHPYTFVSKEGFKELLMVEDATEKAVPLLPRLVPVLKAALAHSADEVFERGLDALVQLSAVVGTSLNDHLKLLLTNLSRRLMDKKFKEKITVALQKLEQYGGKATVAIIKSKIPTYCSISS from the exons ATGTCATCAAGCATCCGAATAAAACCGAAGACTGCAATACAGAAGAGCAAGACATCTTCTCCTTTGCCTTGTTCTCCAGAACCTGCAATTAAGCCACAGCCAAAGCCTAGTGACAAACTGAATCCCAAAACTATTGATCCG TTTGGTGATCATTCTAGAGCACCTTCTGCATTTGCTGCTATTTATGCTAAAGGTGGTGTTCCATGCAg GTTAATACATGGCGCAGTAAAGCACAGACTACAATGGGAATGCCTTCCTGAAACTGTTCCTTTTGACCCTCTTCTTATAACTTTGGCAGAG GGCCTAAGGGAGACAAAACATCCCTATACATTTGTTTCAAAGGAAGGTTTTAAAGAGTTACTTATGGTTGAAGATGCTACTGAAAAAGCAGTCCCCTTGTTGCCTCGCCTAGTTCCAGTGTTAAAGGCTGCATTG GCCCATTCAGCTGATGAAGTATTCGAAAGAGGATTGGATGCTTTAGTTCAGCTGAGTGCTGTTGTTGGCACTTCTCTTAATGATCACCTTAAGCTTCTACTCACAAAT CTTTCAAGGAGATTAATGGAcaagaaatttaaagaaaaaatcacTGTTGCTTTACAAAAGTTGGAGCAATATGGTGGAAAG GCGACTGTTGCTATCATCAAATCGAAAATCCCGACCTATTGTTCTATCTCCTCTTGA